The genomic DNA CCGCGCCTCTTTTCTGGGCTTCTTTAGCTATGGCTGCACCCATTTTACCCGAACTCTTGTTTGTAATAACCCTCACGTTGTCGATGTATTCGATTGTTGGTCCCGCAGTGACTAGGAAACGTTTTCCACGAAAGTCTTGTTCAGCCACGAGTTTGCGGATGATGGCTTCAACTATTTCTCCTGTGTCCGCAATTTTCGCTTTTCCTTCCTCGATTTTGGGTCCGACGAATTGTATGCCTAGGGCCTTAAGTTTTTGGATATTCTCTTCAAGTATGGGATGTTTATACATTGATTGGTGCATGGCTGGAACTATCATTATAGGCGTTTCAGAACCCATGGCTGTGGAAGCCACGGAAGTGACGGTTGTGTCATCTATTCCAACGGCTATCTTACTTATGGTGTTAGCTGTGGCAGGTGCGATGAGCACCAAATCCGCTTTTTCAGGACGTTCGCCAACCAAAGCCACATGCTCAATTTTTCCTGTTAGCTCGGTGACTACGTGGTTTCCAGTTGCCCACTCCATTAGGTAGGGGTGGATGATTTTCTGAGCGGTTTGGGACATCACGACGTAGACCTTGGCTCCTCGACGCATGAGTTCTCTAGCAATTTCTGGGCTTCGAACCGCGGCTACACTTCCGGTAACGCATAGAACTACCCGTTTTTCCCCCAGTTCTTCACTTTTGGTTCCGATTATGTCTTTTGATGGATGCTGTTTCAAACTTTTACACTTCTAACCGTTTAACTTTTTGACTGTTATTCTTAAATCTTTTAGGAAACTTTCCAAGTGTTCCTCTCTTGTATGTGGCATGACTACGATTCTTATATGCCGTAGAAAAAGCGAAACCGCCCACCCTCGTTTTCGCAGTTCTCCAGCTATTTGCTTAACGTCAAAAACATCAGATTTTATGCCTACAACGTTCGTAGTAGGCTCTATCATAATGTCTAACCCGTGGATTTGCCTAATTTCTTCAGCGAGTTTCCATGTTAAACACATGCAACGCTTAACGATTTTTCTGTAGCCTTCCCTTCCCAAATGCTGGAGCAACGTCCAAACCGCTATTACAGAAGCCCCGGAACGAGTGCCTACAAAAGTTGCTTGCTCGGTTTCGCCTCCAGCCAAGTATGGAACCTTCCACGTTATCGCCTCTTTCAAATCCGAATTCTTGAAAAGAATTCCGCCAGCTGGAATAGGAGCCAAACCCATCTTGTGCGGGTCTATGGTGATAGAACAGACGCCGGACAGTTGGAAGTCAAATTCGGGCGCTTTGTATCCCAACTCCCCCAAGAATGGGATGACGAATCCTCCGAAGGCTGCGTCCACGTGTAGAAATAAGCCGTTTTCTAGGGCTATTTCTGAAAGCTCTTCAATGGGATCTACTATGCCTAGGCTCGTGGTTCCGGCTATGCCCACTACTGCCACTGTCTTAGCGTTTACCGCCCGCCTAACGGTTTCCTCATCCACTTGAAAACGACTGTTCAACCCCACTCTAACTATTTCGAAGCCTAGTAGACTCGCAGCTTTGTCAAAGGAGCAATGTGCCGAGACAGGCACGATAATTTCACCGCCGTTTTTCGTTTTTGAATTTTTGAAGGCCCAGAGGGCGAGTATATTGGCTTCAGTTCCTCCAGTGACAATGTTTCCGGCAGCGTCTGGATTTGACAGAAGCGAGCCCAACATTTGGATGGCTTCCCTTTCCAGTTGAGCAGTAGCTGGGAAAAGCCCCGGGTCACCTAGATTTTTCTCTAAGAACTTGGTGTATACTTGCTGGGCCAGAGTGTGAGGCGAAGTGCACATAGACCCTAGAATCTTGCCAGATCCAAACGCGAAATCTCTGCCGAGCTTAGCCTCTATCTCTTTCAGAACAGTTTCGGCTGGCAATCCCTTCTCTCTCATTTACGCTCCGCTCCCTTAATGGTAGGTATGTTCCTCATCTGGATAGGCGCCTGAACGCACCTCTTCCGTAAACCTTTCTACAACGTCTTTAATGATTTTGTTCAAATTTGTGTATTTTTTCAAGTACTTAGGTGCAAAATTTTCATCGAGTCCCAGCATATCGTTTATGACTAAAACCTGTCCGTCACAGAATTTTCCAGCACCAATGCCAATCGTTGGCGCCTTAACGTTTTCTGTAATCTTCTTCGCCAAACTTTCTGGGATGCATTCTAAAACTATGGAAAAGACGCCGTATTTGTCGATTTCCAAAGTGTCCTGAAATATCCGCTCAGCTTCCTCTGGAGTTTTACCTCGCACCCTATAGGCTTCTGCTGTTTGAGGTAAAAGTCCCCCATGTCCCATAACTGGAATGCCCGCATCTAGTAACGCCTTGATTATTTCTGGCTTGTTTCCCTCTATTTTTACGCCGTTGGCTCCAGCTTCCAAAAATCGCCTGGCGTTTTCTAGCGCCATTTCCAAAGTGTCATAGCTATGTATGGGCATGTCTCCGATAATAGGTGTGTTTTGAGCTCCTCGTGCCACGGCTCTTGTGTGGTAAACCATATCTTCCATCGTGATGCTTTTTGTGTCTTTGCAGCCTTGGAAAACCATTCCGAGGCTGTCGCCTACGAGGATTAGATCTAAGAGAGCCTCATCGAGGATTTTCGCCATTTGATAATCGTAAGCCGTCAACATCACGATTTTGTCTTTTCCTTTCTTTTGCTTAATCTTGTCTTCGAGCTCCAACTGGTTTTTCCTCCAAGAATTTTGTTAGACAAGTCAATGTCTGGTTTACAGGCGTTGGAATCATGTGTTTATGTCCGAGTTCTGCTATCTTGCCGTTTAGGAAGTCGATCTCTGTCTTTTTCTTCTTCATTACGTCTTGACACATAGAAGAAAGGTTGGTGTAGCTCAGAATCCTGCGGTCAAGCTCATCTAGGTCTATTTTGAGATATATTCCTTCTGCTTTTCCTATGGCGAGGCATTCTTGCACGATTTCGTGTCTAACCCATTTGAGCGTGTCAGACGCTATTTCATGGTTTCGAATGTGGAAAAGCGCTGTTAGGGGGTTAATGACGCTGTTTAAAACGAGTTTATTCCAAACTTCGTTTGTGATGTTTCTTGAAATACGTGTTTCCAAGCCGCAATCGTTGAAAAGGGCGGCTATTTCTTGAGCTGTTTTGCTTTTCGCTATGATTGTTTCATTTTTCCAGACCCGGATTTTTCCGGGTTCTAGGAATTCGGCAGCCATCATCGTTAAGCCCCGCAAAACTTCAACTTCGTCGCCAACTAGTTCTTTGACGATTTCTTCGTTTCCTAAGCCGTTCTGCAAAACAAGTATGACTGTGTCTTTCCTTAACATTCTTTTTATGTGGCTTACAGCTCGAACAGAATCATGAGCCTTGGTTGTCAAGAGAATGATCGTGTTGGATGGAATTTCGGTGATTCTTATATCTGCTTTTAAACGAAAATTTTGATCTATATCACCCGTGAACTTCAAGCCTTGAGCGCGTATGGCTTCTACATGTGTTTGGCTTCCAATCAAAGTAACGTCTTTCTTCCTTGACAGTAATGCGCCGTAAATGCTTCCAATGGCTCCAGCACCCAAAACAAAAATCTTGTCAGCGTCCATACTTTTCCACTTTTTCCAAGTCGAGGAATTTTCCTTTAGCAGCTAGTTCGCTCAGTCTTTCCCTGATTAGACCTATGCATTTGCCAAGGTTTTCCGTGTTGTTGAACCCTTGCAGAATTTCCCCAAGTTTTTCTCTGTTTTCTTTTTGAAGTTTTTTTGCTGTTTCCACAAGCAATGGCATAGCTCTTACGACGTTGTCTACAATAGTGATTGAGGCTTTTTTTGCTGTTCTGGAAAGCGGGTTCAAATCGATGGCTATAACTTTCTTTCCCATTTTGACAAGAGCTTCGGTCCGATCTCCGTCTTCGAGAGGAACTAGAACCACATCGGCCACGAGCATCCCCCGCGGGTCTACACGACGCCTTTCGCTTCCTACTTCCGGAATACGCGCTGAAGCTTTCTCGCCCACGCCTAAAACTAACTTCGCCCCAGCTTTTTCCAAAAGGTTTTTGATTGCTTCTTCTCTTTCGGCTGTTCGGTAGAAGAGATTTACTTCTATTTTTGCTTTGATAATTCCGACTAGTGCTACTACTTCTTTTGCTGTTAACGTAGCTGTGTTTCCGTTCACGGAGATAACCGGGTTCTCCGCCGTCAATAACAGGGCGGCTGCAGCTCTTATAGCCTTAGATGCTTGCGGAACGGTTTTTTCGCCTAAAAGGTAGTCGAAGGCTTCCCCTCTGCCGTGAGCTGTGAGCCCGGCATGAGCTACGACGCCCGTTTCGAACCCTTCTATGAGCTTTTCACGTATCCGCAACGATTCAGCACGAGGATGCCTCTCTGAAATCTTAATTTTCATAATAGTCTCGCTCCTCCAAAGTCGATTTCGCTGACGAGGATTTTATCTGCAGAGCCATGTCTCCGGAAGATTTCGAGAAGCGTTTCCAAATCGTCTTTTTTGGCTATAGAAAAGGCCCCTTCACCGAACATGGGCACACTGCAAACAATTCCTGAAGCATCTGTTTCGTTTAAAACCCGACGAACCCTTTCTGTGATTAGCCCCGTATGTTCTGCAAACCTTTTAGAGAGCCTCAAAAAATTCTTCAAGTTTGGCTCTTCCATGAGACTTTCTAAAAGTTTTCCGCCCCACTCGTTGATGCGTCGGCGAAGCTTCGTGTCGGTTAAAGCTTTTCTGGTTGATAGACTTCCGAAGCTTAGGCAAACGACCTTATAGTCGTCGTTTATTGGAATGTGCTGAACCTTTCCGATTCCGGATGCTCCTGGCTCTGTGCGTATTTCTAATCCACCGAAAGTTTCGGCTATGACCGTGCCCAGCCCTGTTTTGCACAGAATTTCTGCTGTGTGCGCCGTTTGAGCGGTTTCTATGCTAGTTAAGCCCAAATTTAAAGCTCTGTTGAGTGTTAGAGCGAGACTTAAAGCTGCAGCTCCGCTTGAGCCGAAACCCGCGCCGATCGGCACATGAACGGTATGTTCAACTGTCACCGCGATTTTTTCTTTGAGTTTGGATAGGAAATCTTTTGCTACGGTTTCGGAAACGTTTGCGGAAACCGTTTTACGCCCATTTATCCATATTTCCAGATTGTTTTCCGGAGCGTTTTTTAGGGTTACTTTGGTTTTTACTCCGTGTTTCATTAAGACTCCTGCGCCTTTCGAACCTTTGTATAGCGGGTCGGCTGATTCATCGCATATCTGGAACAAGCCCGTAATATGTGCTGGAGCAAAGGCTTCCGCAGTTTTCATGTTTCCAAACCTTTCGAGTGATATATGAACAGTGTGTCGAAAATAAGAATTACGTATGATTTGTTTATACTTGTTTAAAGATGTTCGATTCCTAGTAAGCGCAAAGTTTAAGGGTTATTTGGGTGATGTCTTTCAGTATTCGGCTAATTAGAGGTTACATGTTTGAGTAATGAAGCCACGACACCGTTGGAAGAGAAAAGAGTAAAAGTCCTCATCAAACTGAGAGGTTACAAACTTCTGAAAAAGAAAGAATATAAAACTGCCATTGGATTCTTCGTAAAAACACCAGAGGGCAAAAATATGATTTATTGTATTCCATCCCAAGGCACTGTAGGAGTTC from Candidatus Bathyarchaeota archaeon includes the following:
- the coaBC gene encoding bifunctional phosphopantothenoylcysteine decarboxylase/phosphopantothenate--cysteine ligase CoaBC, which codes for MKQHPSKDIIGTKSEELGEKRVVLCVTGSVAAVRSPEIARELMRRGAKVYVVMSQTAQKIIHPYLMEWATGNHVVTELTGKIEHVALVGERPEKADLVLIAPATANTISKIAVGIDDTTVTSVASTAMGSETPIMIVPAMHQSMYKHPILEENIQKLKALGIQFVGPKIEEGKAKIADTGEIVEAIIRKLVAEQDFRGKRFLVTAGPTIEYIDNVRVITNKSSGKMGAAIAKEAQKRGAEVTLVYGLGTVILPFKAKVLNVETTEEMRRTVLEELRNVNYDIAVAAAAVSDWTLAKPYKGKVSTWKVSSLTLKLKPTSKIVDKIKKISPKTFLVVFRAGYGVSDKKLIESAYKRLKRANADLVVANDVSRKGVGFRTDTNEVFIIDKKKNVVHVPLSSKRFVAKKILDMLKGKVS
- the mfnA gene encoding tyrosine decarboxylase MfnA, producing MREKGLPAETVLKEIEAKLGRDFAFGSGKILGSMCTSPHTLAQQVYTKFLEKNLGDPGLFPATAQLEREAIQMLGSLLSNPDAAGNIVTGGTEANILALWAFKNSKTKNGGEIIVPVSAHCSFDKAASLLGFEIVRVGLNSRFQVDEETVRRAVNAKTVAVVGIAGTTSLGIVDPIEELSEIALENGLFLHVDAAFGGFVIPFLGELGYKAPEFDFQLSGVCSITIDPHKMGLAPIPAGGILFKNSDLKEAITWKVPYLAGGETEQATFVGTRSGASVIAVWTLLQHLGREGYRKIVKRCMCLTWKLAEEIRQIHGLDIMIEPTTNVVGIKSDVFDVKQIAGELRKRGWAVSLFLRHIRIVVMPHTREEHLESFLKDLRITVKKLNG
- the panB gene encoding 3-methyl-2-oxobutanoate hydroxymethyltransferase — protein: MELEDKIKQKKGKDKIVMLTAYDYQMAKILDEALLDLILVGDSLGMVFQGCKDTKSITMEDMVYHTRAVARGAQNTPIIGDMPIHSYDTLEMALENARRFLEAGANGVKIEGNKPEIIKALLDAGIPVMGHGGLLPQTAEAYRVRGKTPEEAERIFQDTLEIDKYGVFSIVLECIPESLAKKITENVKAPTIGIGAGKFCDGQVLVINDMLGLDENFAPKYLKKYTNLNKIIKDVVERFTEEVRSGAYPDEEHTYH
- a CDS encoding 2-dehydropantoate 2-reductase, giving the protein MDADKIFVLGAGAIGSIYGALLSRKKDVTLIGSQTHVEAIRAQGLKFTGDIDQNFRLKADIRITEIPSNTIILLTTKAHDSVRAVSHIKRMLRKDTVILVLQNGLGNEEIVKELVGDEVEVLRGLTMMAAEFLEPGKIRVWKNETIIAKSKTAQEIAALFNDCGLETRISRNITNEVWNKLVLNSVINPLTALFHIRNHEIASDTLKWVRHEIVQECLAIGKAEGIYLKIDLDELDRRILSYTNLSSMCQDVMKKKKTEIDFLNGKIAELGHKHMIPTPVNQTLTCLTKFLEEKPVGARRQD
- a CDS encoding phosphopantothenate/pantothenate synthetase, whose product is MKIKISERHPRAESLRIREKLIEGFETGVVAHAGLTAHGRGEAFDYLLGEKTVPQASKAIRAAAALLLTAENPVISVNGNTATLTAKEVVALVGIIKAKIEVNLFYRTAEREEAIKNLLEKAGAKLVLGVGEKASARIPEVGSERRRVDPRGMLVADVVLVPLEDGDRTEALVKMGKKVIAIDLNPLSRTAKKASITIVDNVVRAMPLLVETAKKLQKENREKLGEILQGFNNTENLGKCIGLIRERLSELAAKGKFLDLEKVEKYGR
- a CDS encoding GHMP kinase, with protein sequence MKTAEAFAPAHITGLFQICDESADPLYKGSKGAGVLMKHGVKTKVTLKNAPENNLEIWINGRKTVSANVSETVAKDFLSKLKEKIAVTVEHTVHVPIGAGFGSSGAAALSLALTLNRALNLGLTSIETAQTAHTAEILCKTGLGTVIAETFGGLEIRTEPGASGIGKVQHIPINDDYKVVCLSFGSLSTRKALTDTKLRRRINEWGGKLLESLMEEPNLKNFLRLSKRFAEHTGLITERVRRVLNETDASGIVCSVPMFGEGAFSIAKKDDLETLLEIFRRHGSADKILVSEIDFGGARLL